The genomic interval CCTCTGGACTCTTCACAGGGCACCCTGCAACCCTGGCCCCAGTCTGGGGGGCCCTGGTGATAGGTCTGGAACATAGATTTTATGGCCTGAGTATACCCGCTGAGGGGCTCGATGTGGCCCAGCTCCACTTCTTGTCCAGCCGCCATGCGTGAGTAGGGGTAGGGAAAGTGTTTGGGGTCATGGGACTGAGGATGTCTGTGTTTTGGcatctctgcatctgtgtctctctcctcCACTGCCCGAAGTTGACCTCTGAGTCTCTGGTCCCAtgtttttgtctctgtctttcagtgtcctgttctttctttccccatctctgggtctctctccttccctttcccccaacCCCCCCTTCCACTGTATTCTTACGTTTTGCTGTCTCACTATGGCCTGTTGGTCCAGACCACCAGCATCTCTTACCTGGATGACAGAGCCTCCTCACTGGTCTCCTTGTTTCTGCCCTTGATCCCTCCAGTCTATTCTCCAGATGAAGCAGAGTGCTCATTAGAGCATAAACCAGATCACCTCTCTCCCGGCTCAAATCCTTCACATATCTCTCATCACACTCAGAGTAAAGACAAAAGCTTTGCAATGGCCACAAGGTCTGATTGGCTCTGGCTCCCCAGTTAACTCTCTGATCTCTCCTACAGGCTAGATTTTCACCCAAACTGCCTTGGAGGTTTTCCCTCTCCCACCTAGTCTGGAAGAGAATGGTGGGGGCTTTCCAGATGGGTCTCCCCTGACCTAGGCACTCATGAAGAAATGAGTTTGTGGGCATGCGGAGTCCTCAGAAATACCTCATGAGAAAAGAGCCCTAGCTTCTGGCCAGACTCCCTCCATTCTCCATTCCCGCCTATACAATGGGGGAATTTTCAGGGATTCCCGGTGTTGGGGACTGACCCAGCCTCCCCTCTGACCCTAGGCTGGCCGATGTGGTCTCTGCCCGCCTCGCACTCTCCCGCCTCTTCAACGTCtccttctccagcccctggctCTGCTTCGGAGGCTCCTATGCCGGCTCCCTGGCTGCCTGGGCCAGGCTGAAGGTCCCGGGACTCCTCTGGGAGGACTGGGGGGAGGGAACTTGGACTCCGGGGTCCCCAACTCAGATAATAGAATACCTGCCCACCACACTCCCTCCTCCCACACTCTCCTTTCCGCCCAGAAGAGCTTCCTACAATCTGCCTTCACGGGAGTCCCGTGTATAGAAGGTAgggacttgcctaagatcacacaacGAGTGAGTGACACAGGGGCGGGAAGATGTGGGATCCCAGTCCCTAAGCCCCCAGGCTGACAACTTCTCctccttcagtttccccatctcattTTCGCCTCCGTCGCCTCTTCCGCTCCGGTGCGGGCCATACTGGATTTCTCCGAGTATAATAATGTAAGGATGGCGGGCGGTGGGTCCGGGTGGGGAGGAGGGCCTCAGTGGTCGGAGTCACCTGATACTCTCCGGCGGTCGGACTTTAGGTGGTGTCTAGAAGCCTAATGAACACTGCGATTGGCGGATCCCTGGAGGTAGGATGTGGGGCCCAGTCCAAGGGGgatagggagagagaagaggcctTGAGGATGGGGGCCAAAAGAAAAGGTTGAAGCTTGCAAGGTGTCGGGGTCTGAGGGACTTGGGAGCCCCGAGAGGTGGGTGGATTTGGGAAGAAGGCGGGAGCTGAAGATGGGTCCGGGTACCAAGAAAGGAGGAGACCCAACAGAGGCGGGGCCTGGGGACAGAAGACCCTATCAGGAGGCTGTTCCActgtggggcggggcctggggggaCGACCCGGAGGAGGAGCCGGAAGAGGGTGGGGCTTCGAGTCTGAGTGGCGTTCAACAGACCCCGGGATGAATCTGGCGCCGGGAAAGTGGGGAGCCCAGGGAGGATGCAGGTCGTGGAAAGGGAAAGGCCGGGGCTCGGGTCCGAGTCTTCGCCAACGCTGCCTTTCGTTCCCAACAGTGCCGGGCTGCTGCGTCCGCAGCCTTTGCGGAGGTGGAGCGACGGCTGCGCGCGGGCCGCTCGGCTCAGGCAGCGCTGCGAGCGGAGCTGGGCGCATGTGGGTCCCTGGGGCGCGCTGCGGACCAGGCAGAGCTGCTGGGGGCGCTGCAGGCACTCGTGGGAGGGGCAGTGCAGTACGACGGGCAAGCGGGAGCGCCGCTGAGTGTGCGACAGCTCTGCGGACTCCTCCTCGGGGACCGGGGCAACTGCAGCAGCCCTGCGCCCTACCGCGGGCTTCGTCGGGCAGTGCAGGTGAGCACCCCTGAGCACCGCCAGGCGTCGGCAGACAAGGGTTCCTGCTCCACCTCCGCTGTGTGATCTTCGTCAAGCGTAAAGCCTTCTGCACcttagtttcctcgtctgtaaaatgggtatgacaTCTCATAGGGACCTCGGAGGTGAAATGAAGTAGGGGCATGGAAAACACTCAACAGGGAGCCTGGCACACCCTATGCAAATGTTAACGACTATGCTTACTATCTAGCTTGCCTACCTTGTTCTGGCCTCTTCCTGGAGCCTGCAACAGCGTCTAGCACACAGCAAGCTCTCAATTAGTATTTATAGAATGAAAAACGGTAGCCCTGGGGACACAGTTCTCCTAGAGACCGGGCTCCCAGCCTCGGAATCCACAGCTACAATCCAGCTGTCACTTTTCCAGCGTTTTCTGCACCAAGTACTGTGCAGTGTGcttcacatttattatttcattgaattctcACAATAATTCGAGGTAggcacagctgaggaaactgagatctaAGATATTCTCACATGTCCAAGATCTCACAGGTAAGACGTTCTTGGTCATCTAGTACCTTAATCTCTAACCCATAGGGACCTAGGTCCCCACCACCTCTGACGACTGAATCCCAGGAGAACTCAGGGACTCACTCTTCTGACTGCTGACTTTTGACTTGTAGGGATCTATGGCTCCATGCCCTGGCTtgatggggggaagggaggaatgtatgtatgtatgtatgtatgtatatatgtatattgtccCCTAGGTTGTCACACACAGCCTGGGTCAGAAGTGTTTAAGCTTTTCTCGAGCAGAGACAGTGGCACAGCTGAAGGTCACAGAAACCCAAGTGGCCGGCGTTGGCGACCGGCAGTGGTTGTACCAGACCTGTACCGAGTTTGGCTACTGTGAGTGACTGGCCTAACCCTCACCCCCAAAACATACATTCTGTGCTATGCCCAGACAAGCCATCTAACAGGTAGTCTGGACTCGTTTTCATTTCCATAGGACAACTAGCCGGACTGCTGGGCCTCGTTTAACCTGcaggtgtggggtgtggggtgaACAGCCGTACTAGAGTGTGCACGTGTGCTTGGCCCTCACGCACCTTCTCACTCACACACTTAGCCCTCAACATGAGTGATCGTCCCTTCAATCTTCTCTTCATCTGTGTGCCTGTCCCAGGAATGGCCCTACCCTCTCCAGTTACCAGGCTAGAAACCCTAACAGTGCTTTGCATGCCTCCTTCCCATCATCCCCATAGCTTGTCATCACTGAGTCTTGCCCACTCTTTATCCTGGACAACTCTGCAGTTCACCCAACCCCTTTCTCTTCCCACCTCTGCTGTCCTGGTAGGGGCCCCCATGCTCTCCTGCCTGGATCCCGGACCCAGCCTCTTCTCTGGTCTCTAGGACTTCCCTTCACCCATACAATGCAACTTCCTCACAGGGCTTTGCATATTTTGacacccacccccccacacctCCACCCGGCCCGATACACCAATCTTCCTAATCCTCAGACATTTTCTTGGATTACTTATCTTTCCCTCTTCACACAGTTTACTCGTTTTCAAGTCTCAACACAAGATGTCCCCTCCTCAGAAAGGGAGGCAGATCTCTCAAGATAAGTCTGCCTCCCTGCGCCCCACCCCATTAGCTCCTTGTTCTTCTCCTTAGCACTTTCCACAGTCTTACCATACATTCTTTATTGCCTATCTCCCCTCTGGACTGTGAGTCCTGTGACAGCAAAGCCTGGGGCTGTTGTGTTGTCACTGTGTTCCCAATATATTGTTCAACATATATCTGActacatggtaggtgctcaaataAATggtgaaggaaggaatgaattaATGTGAGGCTGAGAAGTTAGATTTACCCTGAAAGCACAGAGGAGCTATGGATATTAAGCAGGGGTCCAATTTGTGCTTTCAGCACTGCAGGCTCCTTCCCACCTCTAGACCTTCGCACATGcggtttcctcttttctttctttgtttgccTCACTCCGGCTAATTCCTTAAGGTCTTATCCCTTGCAGGATGCTGTCCCTGAGCCCACTGTGCTCCCTCTGAGAcggccccacccctaccccaggcCTTTGTCCATAACAGCCCTGATCGTTCTGGGCCATCACTGTCTGGGGCTGAGTATGTCTCTGACAGGAACCATGAACTTATTGAAAGGAGGGTCTGGAGCTGTCTTGATCATCAGTGGGGAGAGCTCTGTAAATGATTATTAAAGAGGTAGGGGGCTGGCTATGTACTCCACACTTATGGATACCTCTCTCCACAGATGTCACCTGTGAGGTCCCTGGATGCCCtttctcccagctcccagctctgccctcccaaCTAGAGCTATGTGAGCAGGTGTTCGGGTTTTCAGCCTCATCCATAGCCCAGGCTGTGTCGCAGACGAACTCCTACTATGGTGGCCAGACCCCAGGGGCCACCCAAGTGCTGTTTGTTAATGGTGAGCGTGCTATCAGAACCTGACTCCTTAGTGTCTACCTGGCCCCAGCTCAACACaccattctctcctttctttccaggGGATATAGACCCCTGGCATGTGCTAAGTGTAACACAGCCTTTGGGACCCTCAGAATCAGCCCTTCTCATCCCTAATGCTTCTCATTGCTTGGACATGGCACCTGAGAGACCCTCAGACTCCCCCAGCCTCCGCCTAGCACGCCAGGTAAGCGAGAAAAAGCTCTGAGTGATTTGCACTGTCACTTGCATACTAATTTGCATGTTCCTGCTCTCTACTAGTGCTGGAGTCTGACTGTCCAAATTCTCTCCACCTCGCCACAGAACATCTTCCAGCAGCTGCAGACCTGGCTTGGTCCAGCAAAGAAGAGCCAGGTTAGGGgtggggtctgagccccacatcctcaccattcCCCGTGTGGCCACCTCAGTCCTGGATGTATACACTTATTGGACAAGAAAAAGCTTGTTTTGAAAGAGGAAATTCCCAGGAATTCGGATTTAGCACCTGTTCTGCATAAAACTGACTTGTGTCTGCAAACGTCCTCACTCCCAACTAAAAGTGCTTTGTTACAAAGAGTTATGTGAATATAAGTGATTCTCCTCATCGtgaatattgttattttaaatgtcaaagaAATATGGCTCTTTATGctcatctcctccccctgcaAATCAGCTTCTGTCTCAAATTCTGCTCAGCTCCTGGACTGGGCACCTTGCTTCATgtctctctctggacctcagacCCTGACCTGTCTCTGCTTCTCACTGTTTGTCTCACTGTGCCCTCCTCCCTCAGTCTCTTCCTGTCTAACTTGTCTCTGTCTCTAATTGTCTCTCAACCTCCTCCTGTTTCTCTGGatatctttctttctgtctctctctgtgtcttagcctgtttctgtttatttctctgtgtctgtgtctctgttcctgTCTCCCAGTCAGCATCTCCTCTACTCTCCTCTCTTGCTTGCTCGGTCCTTATTTATCTCCACTGCTCTACTCCTGTCCCTCATTTCTGGTCCTTGTGTCCCTTTAGtcactttctctctcactctctctctgcctttatttccctgtcttcagacttTCCGTCTCTCCTTCGTTATCTTCTCAATATCTCTCTCCCTCAGGCTCTGTTTCTGTCCCTTATGCTCTTCCCCACTGTCTCTATTTCTCTTCCTGTCACTtaatctttgtctttctctgtctttcagttttccatctttttcacTCACCATCTTTTTCCATAATTAAATGTCACTCTCGGGCATTTCCAGCTTCCAGCCCTAGGGATTTAGGGTTCTGGTCAAACCTTCTTGATGGGGACACCCCCAAGTTCTAACAGGTTGGGCCCAGTACCAAGGGGTCCGACCCCAGTCCTAAGGGTCCCGCTTAGCCTGCTTTAGCACTGCCAACAGTGCCCTGTTCAGCACCCAGAGCCGCagccaccaggaggaggaattagcAAGTCAGGGCGACTGAGTGCCTCTGCGAAGCTGGGAAGTGGAGGAGAAGTAAAGACAAGTCAGGACAAGGGTTTGGGGGCTGGGATGGTAACAGAAGCCATGAAGCCCATTCTGTGAGGAAGTCACTCCCTGCCTTTCTTGACTCCAAACCCTgaggagtaattttttttttttcttctgaggatTAATCCCAGCTCACCGGGTGCTACCCTGTACCACTTACTGCTCTTTAACCACAGCCCCTCATGCTGAGGTCTAGCCTCAGTGTCTCCCTTTATATATTTAGCATGTGCACCATGGTCTGATACATCGTGGGTACTCAGTACCTATTGAGAAATGAGAGAATGAGGTCAACCCTCAACTCTTCAcatacttttgtttttcctcttactTTGCTGGATGCAACTTCTTTCATTCTCCTTTGCAAACTTCTTCTCCATGTATTATTCGAATGGGTTTGGGTTTGGTGCTGGGCTACCTTCCCTTAAGTATTCTCAGAGCTTCCCTACCAATGTGTCTGTGGTACCAGGGCTAGCTCTCAGGTATTCCAGAATATTGATTACCTCAGCCTTTGAGGGTTTTCTCTGGAGGCCCTTCGGCCAGTGAAAAAAGCCGGGGCTGCTCCGCACCTGACAGGTGCAGGTgtttctgcctctttcctctgaAGTTGCTCAATTTGAGTCTCGACGCTGCCACCCTTCTCAGATCTAGATGTTTCTCTTCCGGTCCAGATAAAGTCCCCTGATTCTGGGGGCGTAGTTCTGCTCCGGGTCAGGGCCAACCACACAGTGCGCGGGGCGGGTGGCATTTCAGGATCACTCCGAGGCCGAGGCCGGCGGCAAGAGAGTGCAAGTTCGCAGGTCTCATGTCCTGGGATCTGTCCGAAAGGGTCTCCAGGAGCGCAGTATACCCGCAAGAGGCGCGCGCAGGGGCCGAGTCCTCGGAGCCCTGCTCCGTGGCCGCTCCGTGGTCAGTTCCGTGATCTGCCCGCCGCCAAATCTGGCTTGGAGCATCTTCTCGTTGGCCCCCGGTCTTCCCTGGGTAGGAGGAAGGACACCTCACTCCGGGGCTCTGATCGTTTGGGGTCAGAACTGTAAGTTTGAGAGGGGCCCCAAGAAGTAGAGTTCATTCAGGCCAAATgttaagtttttctctttttctttttcctaactcCGCGATAGGGGAGAGTGAAATAGgaagaatgtgatttttttgatgttaatt from Delphinus delphis chromosome 10, mDelDel1.2, whole genome shotgun sequence carries:
- the PRSS16 gene encoding thymus-specific serine protease, with the protein product MAIGPVPWLGPLLLVSLWGSSAPASLLRRLGEHIQRFQESSGLGLSLDTGGVALPKEGWLEQPLDPFNASDRRSFLQRYWVNDQHWTSQDGPVFLHLGGEGSLGPGSVMRGHPATLAPVWGALVIGLEHRFYGLSIPAEGLDVAQLHFLSSRHALADVVSARLALSRLFNVSFSSPWLCFGGSYAGSLAAWARLKFPHLIFASVASSAPVRAILDFSEYNNVVSRSLMNTAIGGSLECRAAASAAFAEVERRLRAGRSAQAALRAELGACGSLGRAADQAELLGALQALVGGAVQYDGQAGAPLSVRQLCGLLLGDRGNCSSPAPYRGLRRAVQVVTHSLGQKCLSFSRAETVAQLKVTETQVAGVGDRQWLYQTCTEFGYYVTCEVPGCPFSQLPALPSQLELCEQVFGFSASSIAQAVSQTNSYYGGQTPGATQVLFVNGDIDPWHVLSVTQPLGPSESALLIPNASHCLDMAPERPSDSPSLRLARQNIFQQLQTWLGPAKKSQVRGGV